In Prunus dulcis chromosome 2, ALMONDv2, whole genome shotgun sequence, a single genomic region encodes these proteins:
- the LOC117619642 gene encoding tyrosine--tRNA ligase 1, cytoplasmic-like, translated as MATEAPEQAPQADGVQSLSISEASPSSSSNPTIQMSLEEKFQMLRSVAEECIQEDEVQNLLAHKSEPIAYDGFEPSGRMHIAQGVMKTINVNKMTSAVCRVQIWIADWFAMLKNKMGGDLKNNIIIKQLPTFHTRMKH; from the exons ATGGCGACTGAAGCACCAGAGCAAGCCCCCCAAGCCGATGGAGTCCaatctctttcaatttccgAGGCTTCACCATCCAGCTCTTCAAATCCAACCATCCA AATGAGTTTGGAGGAGAAGTTCCAGATGTTGAGGAGCGTGGCAGAGGAATGTATTCAAGAGGACGAGGTTCAGAATTTGCTGGCTCATAAGTCCGAACCCATCGCCTATGATGGGTTTGAACCCTCCGGTCGAATGCATATTGCTCAg GGAGTTATGAAGACGATAAATGTGAACAAGATGACCTCTGCTGTCTGCAGAGTGCAAATATGGATTGCAGATTGGTTTGCAATGCTAAAAAATAAGATGGGGGGTGATTTGAAAAACAATATCATAATTAAACAACTACCAACTTTTCATACCAGAAT